The proteins below come from a single Triticum aestivum cultivar Chinese Spring chromosome 5D, IWGSC CS RefSeq v2.1, whole genome shotgun sequence genomic window:
- the LOC123125120 gene encoding uncharacterized protein has protein sequence MSPLHASSSPSSPHSRSPLPIDLVPGFVAPADGGAETCRGRSRCVHGGRRGGWGIRVAASTSRSSSSCSASPSSSTRFGLPKISFKLRHYGRLAFSSAIARGSNIWPPLHEKKLFESIVLW, from the exons ATGTCGCCGCTTcacgcctcctcctctccctcctccccacACTCACGGTCGCCTCTCCCGATAGATCTGGTGCCAGGGTTCGTGGCGCCGGCGGACGGGGGAGCGGAGACGTGCCGGGGGAGGAGTCGATGCGTGCATGGTGGGCGGAGGGGAGGATGGGGAATCCGTGTGGCGGCCTCGACGAGCAGATCGAGCAGCTCCTGCAGTGCAAGCCCCTCGTCGAGCACGAG GTTCGGCCTTCCTAAGATTTCTTTCAAGCTCCGCCACTATGGAAG GCTTGCTTTTAGTTCAGCGATTGCCAGGGGATCCAATATCTGGCCTCCATTGCACGAAAAG AAATTGTTTGAGAGCATCGTGTTGTGGTAG